One window of Kosakonia cowanii JCM 10956 = DSM 18146 genomic DNA carries:
- the recB gene encoding exodeoxyribonuclease V subunit beta: MSETTAETLDPLRLPLTGERLIEASAGTGKTFTIAALYLRLLLGLGGNAAFPRPLNVEELLVVTFTEAATEELRGRIRSNIHELRIACLRESSDNPLYASLLAEIEDKQQAAHWLMLAERQMDEAAVFTIHGFCQRMLSLNAFESGMLFELKLLEDETLLRYQACADFWRRHCYPLPRDIAQVIHDLWKGPQDLLRSIDRYLQGEAPQIKSPPPEEETLASRHAQIVSQINAVKRQWLDSVSELEPLLENSGIDRRKFNRGNQGKWIEKISAWAQEETSTYLLPDALEKFSQAFLAQRTKAGGVVPEHPLFVTIETLLAQPLTLSDLVLTRAMREIRDAVAKEKRRRGELGFDDMLSRLDHALQSPNGEALAAAIRTRFPVAMIDEFQDTDPQQYRIFSRIWLNQPECGLLLIGDPKQAIYAFRGADIFTYMKARDEVSARYTLDTNWRSSPGMIASVNRLFSQMDDAFMFRQIPFLPVKAAARNSGLRFAVKGESQPSMKLWLMEGEGVGVGDYQSFMAQLCATQIRDWLSAGQKGDALLYEGDKARPVKASDITVLVRSRHEASLIRDALTLLGIPSVYLSNRDSVFETPEAQELLWLLHAVLTPERENTLRSALATSMLGLTARDIDALNLDEDAWDRVVEEFSHYRELWQKRGVMAMLRTLMSARNVAENLLATPGGERRLTDILHVSELLQEAGTQLESEHALTRWLTQHIAEPNTSAASEQMRLESDKHLVQIVTIHKSKGLEYPLVWLPFIANFRVQDQGFYHDRASFNAVLDLSHAEESIELAEAERLAEDLRLLYVALTRSVWHCSLGIAPLFRRRGEKSGPTDFHLSALGRLIQKGEALDAAGLRQALAEICNEEIVLAIPPTPDTERWELPQPQPPALSVREVMRRVADDWRVTSYSGLQQRGHGLAQDLLPRLDVDAAGEREVQTQPMLTPHQFPRGAAPGTFLHSLFEDIDFTQPVSPEWVAEKLLVAGYEEHWQPVLSSWLETVLHAPLTPAGVSLSQLTTNDKQVEMEFYLPISATLSAEALDSLIRRYDPLSAGCAPLDFRDVRGMLKGFIDLVFRHQGRYYLLDYKSNWLGENAQAYTQEAMAAAMQSHRYDLQYQLYTLALHRYLRHRIADYDYECHFGGVIYLFLRGVEAQQPEQGIFTTRPEAALIARMDTLFAGEVPEMTP, encoded by the coding sequence ATGAGTGAAACGACCGCTGAGACCCTTGATCCCCTGCGCCTGCCGCTTACCGGCGAGCGCCTGATTGAAGCCTCGGCGGGCACCGGTAAGACCTTCACCATCGCCGCGCTCTATCTGCGGCTGTTACTCGGGCTTGGCGGCAATGCCGCCTTTCCCCGCCCGCTCAACGTCGAAGAGCTGCTGGTGGTCACCTTCACCGAAGCGGCAACGGAAGAGCTGCGCGGGCGTATTCGCAGCAACATCCATGAGCTTCGTATTGCCTGCCTGCGCGAAAGCAGCGACAACCCGCTCTACGCCAGCCTGCTGGCAGAGATTGAGGATAAACAGCAGGCCGCCCACTGGCTGATGCTGGCGGAGCGGCAGATGGATGAAGCCGCTGTCTTTACTATTCACGGTTTTTGCCAGCGCATGCTCAGCCTCAACGCCTTTGAATCCGGCATGCTGTTTGAACTGAAACTGCTGGAAGATGAAACCCTGCTGCGCTATCAGGCCTGCGCAGACTTCTGGCGTCGCCACTGCTACCCGCTGCCGCGCGATATTGCGCAGGTGATCCACGATTTGTGGAAGGGGCCGCAGGATCTGCTCAGGTCCATCGACCGCTATTTGCAGGGCGAAGCCCCGCAGATCAAATCGCCGCCGCCGGAGGAGGAGACGCTCGCGTCGCGCCATGCGCAGATTGTCTCGCAGATTAATGCGGTGAAACGTCAGTGGCTCGACTCCGTCAGTGAACTGGAGCCGCTGCTGGAAAATTCCGGTATCGACCGGCGCAAGTTCAACCGCGGCAACCAGGGAAAATGGATTGAGAAGATCTCCGCCTGGGCGCAGGAGGAGACCAGTACCTATCTGCTGCCTGACGCGCTGGAGAAGTTCTCGCAGGCGTTTCTCGCCCAGCGCACCAAAGCGGGCGGCGTGGTGCCCGAGCATCCGCTGTTTGTCACCATCGAAACGCTGCTGGCGCAGCCGTTGACTCTGAGCGATCTGGTGCTGACCCGCGCGATGCGCGAAATTCGCGACGCGGTCGCAAAAGAGAAGCGCCGTCGCGGTGAGCTCGGTTTTGACGATATGCTCAGCCGGCTCGATCACGCCTTACAAAGCCCGAACGGCGAGGCGCTGGCTGCGGCTATCCGCACCCGTTTTCCGGTGGCGATGATTGATGAATTTCAGGATACCGACCCGCAGCAGTACCGCATCTTTAGCCGTATCTGGCTGAATCAGCCCGAGTGTGGCCTGCTGCTGATTGGCGATCCCAAGCAGGCAATCTACGCTTTTCGCGGCGCTGATATCTTCACTTATATGAAAGCGCGCGACGAAGTGAGCGCCCGCTACACCCTCGACACCAACTGGCGCTCGTCGCCGGGGATGATCGCCAGCGTCAACCGGCTCTTTAGCCAGATGGACGATGCGTTTATGTTCCGCCAGATCCCCTTCCTGCCGGTAAAAGCGGCTGCGCGAAACAGCGGCCTGCGCTTTGCGGTGAAGGGAGAAAGCCAGCCGTCGATGAAGCTGTGGCTAATGGAGGGCGAAGGCGTTGGCGTCGGTGATTACCAGAGCTTTATGGCCCAGCTCTGCGCGACGCAGATCCGTGACTGGCTCAGCGCCGGGCAGAAAGGCGATGCGTTGCTCTACGAAGGGGATAAAGCGCGGCCGGTAAAAGCCTCGGATATCACCGTGCTGGTGCGCAGCCGCCATGAAGCGTCGCTTATCCGCGATGCGCTGACGCTGCTCGGCATTCCCTCTGTCTACCTCTCCAACCGCGACAGCGTGTTTGAAACGCCGGAAGCGCAGGAGCTGCTCTGGTTGCTGCATGCGGTGCTGACGCCGGAGCGTGAAAACACGCTGCGCAGCGCGCTGGCAACCTCGATGCTCGGGCTGACGGCGCGCGATATCGACGCGCTCAATCTTGATGAAGATGCCTGGGATCGGGTGGTTGAAGAGTTCTCCCACTACCGCGAGCTGTGGCAAAAACGCGGCGTGATGGCGATGCTGCGCACGCTGATGAGTGCGCGTAACGTGGCGGAAAATCTGCTTGCCACGCCCGGCGGAGAGCGGCGCTTAACGGACATTTTGCATGTCAGCGAGCTGTTGCAGGAAGCGGGCACGCAGCTTGAAAGTGAGCACGCACTTACCCGCTGGCTAACGCAGCACATCGCCGAGCCGAACACCAGCGCCGCTAGCGAGCAGATGCGTCTGGAGAGCGATAAGCACCTGGTGCAGATTGTCACCATCCACAAATCGAAAGGCCTTGAGTACCCGCTGGTCTGGCTGCCATTTATCGCCAACTTCCGCGTACAGGACCAGGGCTTCTATCACGATCGCGCCTCGTTCAACGCGGTGCTCGATCTCAGCCATGCCGAAGAGAGCATTGAGCTGGCAGAGGCGGAGCGGCTGGCGGAGGATTTACGCCTGCTCTATGTGGCACTGACCCGCTCGGTATGGCACTGCAGTCTGGGCATTGCGCCGCTGTTTCGCCGGCGTGGTGAGAAGAGCGGGCCAACTGATTTCCACCTTAGCGCGTTGGGTCGGCTGATTCAGAAGGGCGAAGCGCTGGACGCCGCCGGGCTGCGTCAGGCGCTGGCAGAGATCTGCAATGAAGAGATTGTGCTGGCCATACCGCCAACGCCGGACACCGAGCGCTGGGAGTTACCGCAGCCGCAGCCGCCCGCGCTCAGCGTGCGCGAAGTGATGCGCCGGGTCGCCGATGACTGGCGCGTGACCAGTTACTCGGGTCTGCAACAGCGCGGGCACGGCCTTGCTCAGGATCTGCTCCCGCGTCTGGATGTCGACGCCGCAGGTGAGCGCGAGGTGCAGACGCAGCCGATGCTGACGCCGCACCAGTTTCCGCGCGGCGCGGCGCCGGGCACTTTTTTGCACAGTCTGTTTGAAGATATTGACTTCACCCAGCCGGTATCACCGGAGTGGGTGGCGGAAAAGCTGCTGGTGGCTGGGTATGAGGAGCACTGGCAGCCGGTGCTGAGCAGTTGGCTGGAGACGGTGCTGCACGCGCCGCTTACCCCAGCGGGAGTCTCTCTTAGCCAGTTGACGACCAACGATAAACAGGTCGAGATGGAGTTTTACCTGCCCATCAGCGCCACGCTGAGCGCAGAGGCGCTCGATAGCCTGATTCGCCGCTACGATCCGCTATCGGCCGGCTGCGCGCCGCTCGATTTTCGCGACGTGCGCGGGATGCTGAAGGGCTTTATCGACCTGGTGTTTCGCCATCAGGGGCGCTACTACCTGCTCGATTACAAATCCAACTGGCTCGGCGAAAACGCGCAGGCCTATACGCAAGAGGCGATGGCGGCAGCCATGCAGTCCCATCGCTACGATTTGCAGTACCAGCTCTATACCCTGGCGCTGCACCGCTATCTACGCCACCGCATCGCCGATTATGACTATGAGTGCCACTTCGGCGGTGTGATCTACCTCTTTTTACGCGGCGTGGAGGCGCAGCAACCGGAGCAGGGGATTTTCACCACCCGCCCGGAGGCGGCGCTGATCGCCCGCATGGATACCCTGTTTGCAGGTGAAGTACCGGAGATGACGCCATGA